A genomic stretch from Taeniopygia guttata chromosome 9, bTaeGut7.mat, whole genome shotgun sequence includes:
- the LOC140684707 gene encoding uncharacterized protein encodes MEERPPAPAAQQQQQQQQQQQQQQQQQQQQQQQQQHFLRSVFRSTFCSLSVPFSVYHSFYSRPISSRPCSAFPSPAHAASRKAPVRGSAPARPCPARRGLASARLSPDWLRRLHRSLWKSSSLCLWRGSTVLGLCLARPLARPQPRTKPLPQLRLEPPRCRPAPAPSPGAAPAASPLRAPPLVSSAAGPEPPQPGPARQAAAPGAFRCPGQKGESAVPPAGAEKPPLERLCREGPAGQRRLRQRLLRARARRRRPGKRRTAAGAGGRRAVSSARRWPWLAGGHQQAEYEQKQEGWTTESLKIRSSTDCCPDPFKQSPFIPISSFVSLEFAS; translated from the exons ATGGAGGAACGGCCGCCAGCTCcggcagctcagcagcagcagcagcagcagcagcagcagcagcagcagcagcagcagcagcagcagcagcagcagcagcagcagcacttcctTCGATCGGTCTTTCGCTCAACTTTCTGCTCGCTCTCTGTCCCCTTCTCCGTCTACCATTCCTTCTACTCCCGTCCCATCTCGTCCCGTCCGTGTTCCGCCTTTCCCAGCCCGGCTCACGCCGCGTCCCGCAAGGCACCCGTGCGTGGGtcggcccctgcccggccatGCCCGGCgcgccgcggtctcgcctccgccaGGCTCTCTCCGGACTGGCTGCGGCGCCTCCACAGGAGCCTCTGGAAGAGTTCCTCACTCTGTTTGTGGCGGGGCAGCACCGTCCTGGGGCTCTGCCTGGCGCGGCCTCTggcccggccccagccccgaACGAAGCCCCTGCCGCAGCTCCGCCTGGAgccgccccgctgccgcccGGCTCCCGCCCCGTCCccgggagctgccccagcagcttccccgctccgagctccgccgctcGTCAGCTCGGCCGCCGGGCCCGAGCCGCCGCAGCCCGGGCCGGCTCGGCAAGCAGCAGCGCCTGGGGCGTTCAGGTGCCCCGGGCAGAAGGGCGAGAGCGCGGTGCCGCCCGCAGGGGCAGAGAAGCCTCCCCTGGAGCGGCTCTGCCGGGAGGGCCCtgctgggcagcggcggctgcggcagcgTTTGCTGCGGGCCCGGGCTCGCCGCCGGCGCCCCGGGAAGAGACGGACGGCGGCGGGAGCCGGTGGGCGGCGGGCGGTGAGCTCAGCCCGGCGCTGGCCTTGgcttgcaggtggccatcaG caagCAGAATATGAGCAAAAGCAGGAGGGCTGGACAACAGAGAGCCTCAAAATCCGAAGTTCCACGGACTGCTGTCCTGATCCGTTCAAACAATCTccttttattccaatttcttcttttgtctccctggaatttgcaagctAA